The genome window CTGTAGACTTCACGTACCACAAAACTACTGTTTCTGCTCAAAGAGCTGGCATCTCCTCTTGCTCCTATACTAGAGAACACTCCAGACCCAGTTTTAGCTTGGTCTTATGCACGCAGAAATAAAAGGATACAAAATCTGCTAATTTTTCCCACTCTGGACTTTCAGTTTCCCTTTTCCCACTCCAGACTTCATGcttttcacttgttttgttttatttgtagaATATCTGTCCTGAGATAATCTCTAGTGTCCCTATGTTCTCTTCCTCCAAATCCTCCTTGAAATCTGCTTCTACACATTTGCCTTTATAAAATTGCTAGTCAgcaaatgtaaggaaaaaaattttttacatttACTGACCAACAATGTCATGCTTCATCTGCCTTCTTAAGTAATGTGCCTGCTCCTTCTCATTCACCCTTCTTACACtacttgttttctccttttcttactTGTTTTCTGAGAACAGACTCTTTTACAACTTGTAGTTTTTGCTTATTGAACATTTTGAAAGCACTTAGCACATGTGGGCTCTGCCTTAATCCACAATGACACTCCACCATCTCTCGACACTGTCAGCAAACTTCATGCAGCAATGgcaaacaaagacaaaaagtgATGTAACTTACATGAAATGGGAGAGAAAACATAAGCTGCCAAAGAATCAGACTCAGAGCAGGCAAAACACAGTTGATTTCTTGCTGAAATCAGATTAACCCTAATAGCGTGGGGTCCTCCTAAACTGCTACCTTCTCATGGAGTAAATCAGGATGCTCAGACTTCAGGAAAGCTTGTGATGCACAAAACCTCAGCTCCACCACCTTCCTATCATTTCATAGAACATTTCATAGATTTTGATGTAAAATTATTATGATTGTTTACTTAGCCTGCCTGTAGAGCATAGGTCAtagaaaagttttaatttataCATCAAATTAACACATTCTGTTTATTTACTATATGCACTCTAAATCTACATGGCTTTAAATTTCTGTTGATGGATCttggtatttctgtttctgaagggCTAAAGAGACCTTTCTAGACAGATTAATCCTCAGGCAGAAATACCACACATAGGGGCAGCCAGAAGCAGCACATACGTTTGCAGCCAGTCCTTTTCTTCATCTGATCTATGTAATAACCTGCTATTTTATGCTTCCAGTGTTACCTTTGTCTATCAACCTCAAAAGATGCTACTCTTTCTGAATCTTTTGTCTGCTGTACCTATGTAGAGTGACAAACTTCCTGTAGAAGAGCATGCTTTGACCCAATTACAGATATCTTCAGGAGGTCGATGAGTGGCTTATGGACTGGTTCATTTTAAACTGATACCCTAAAGAGATAGAGAGGATGAATGTAGTTGCATCTCAGCAGATTTCCAGACCCTGAGGAAATATCTCTAAACGTGTGATttccaaagtttaaaaaaaaaaaaaaatctgagatgtTACCTGCACACTGCAGCTAACTCTTTGTTGCAGTTACCTTTCCATTCAAtaaattttttctgatggatATAATCCTTATGAAATTCTAAGCCTCTCAGGAAATTATGAGACTTTCCCAGTAGTGGACGCTTGGTCATAATGTCCTTAAACATTTCATACAACTTCCCTGACAAACAAGATGGAGGCTCGATGACAGTGATATCCTCCTCAGGGGaatgtttttctgaaacagagaaGGAACTGTGAGAAAAAACATCAGCAATTTGCCAGGCATCTTTACTGGCTAGCTGCCTTTGCTGTCTTCCTGCaggtctctcccctcccagtttCTTCCAGTGTGCTTGAAAACATATGTATAGGACCAATCCCATTTAAACAAAGATATATAGGTTTTGTTTAAAGCAAGCATAGattttgcattttacttttttaatgacACACTGGCTTTTTACTTTTGGCCTACAAGTGAAAATGAGCCTTCTCATTTGTAGTCACGGGAGGAGTCATTTAACAGACCGACAGcaaatttcaaatgaaaagcatttgtaGCTAGCATGACTCAGGGttaagaataaaatacattaaaattataTAAGATTAAAACACCGCATAGTGATCATTCTGATAAAGGTAAAAATCATGCTGAAGATTCACAGTGAAGCAACACTGCAGCAATTTAGGGAGGACATGTGAGAGACTATTCACAAACAATAGCAATAGTGTATCTTTCTGAATCCTCATCCGAATAGGAAGCACTGTTTGGTCAAAAACAGTTACTGATTTTGAAAGTCTTACCTATATCTACCATATCTTTGGCCCATCGTTCCCAGAATTCATTTGAGTTTGAGGACCAGTACAAGCCATCCAGCAAATTCCTAGTAAAGATGTTTGTCCAAAGACCTGGAAGTCAAACCACATGGGAAAAATATTGCACTTACACATTAGCCACTGACTCTTACAAGTATCCATGCTACATATTATTGGCCAAGGAGAACTGATTCCCTCATGACGCAGGTTAAGCAGTAGGTCTCTCAGAGTTCAAACACAATGGTGTCAGGATCTTTCTTAAGAGATAATTACACACGGACCATTCACTGTACAGTACAGAGTAAGAAAATAAGAGGTATCAGTCACCCAAATTACTTTTTAGAGTGTTTACTGTGTATTTGCAAAAGAAAGTAGGCTTTGGGAGCAGAGTGAAGCCATGTAAGTGTAAGACCCCTCTTTAAActgatttattctttaaattGATCTAAggcttattttttcctttcaggcaTGTTTTGTCTCTGTGAAATTCAACTAGTCCAAGATCGAAATATAATTGGTTCCATATGTGAGTCTGCTTTTGGAAGAGAACTATCGGGGCtagagaacagaccttatgaggaacggctgagagatctgggggtgtttagcctggagaagaggaggctgaggggagatctcattgctctctataactacctgaaaggaagttgtggagaggagggagctagcctcttctcccaagtgacaggggacagggcaagagggaatggcctcaagctccgccaggggaggttcagtctggacattaggaaaaaatttttcatggaaagggtcattgggcagtggaacaggctgcacagggcggtggttgagtcaccatccctggaggtgtttaagggacgggtggacgaggtgctgaggggcatggtttagtgtttgatagtgTTTGATAGTAtttgatccaatgggtcttttccaacctggtgattctatgattctatgatttgttatAAGTCCCATGCCAGGTACTCACACAAGGAACAAATTCAACCTCTAGGAGAATTCAtggtgaaatacttttttttccctccactgGAACCTTGTCTTTGGTATCAAAAGCTGAAATTCTGACAAGGATTTAAAATCTGCCTGGGGCAGATGGATTCCTCTGACtagctgcttttcctcttttctgtgcCTTTAGAGACAGAACAGCTAAGCAAACCAGTTGTTGGAGCTTAAAAGAGCTTCCTTCATGCATATGTGCAGGGAATGTTAGTGACACCATTCTCAACCCACAAAGCTCAGATGGTTCTCGCCTTTGTGGGTTGTTGTAGAGgagttaatattttattttcagctccTTCCAGTTCTACCCCTCCAATGCATTTTCTAGAAATACTCTTGATGAAGTTGAAGAGTTGATGACTGGTCCAGGAAGAAAGGCTCATTATTTCCTCATCTTGCCTTCTCTACCTTCTTGTTTAGttcagaaaatgagaagggGAACAATTCTGCAACTCTCTCAAACAAGAGGAAAGAAGCTTTACAAGGTGCAGAAGTGTACAAAAGGGGTAAAAAGCCCATTGAATCAAGACCCAGAGCAGACCTGCTGGCAAGGAACGTTGTACACAGACCAGTAGTTAGCTATGCACACTTTCTACTGTGTTGCGATCAACTACATGACACTGCTAGATCACCTTCCAGATAGCAGATCCGAGATTCTGGCAGCTTTTTCACTCGCCTTCCCATGAAGAACTCACTGTCAAAATATTCTGAAGGAATTGAGGCTCCGTATTTTGGTATGGCCACCTCATAAGGAGAGAAGTCTGCCCACTCTACAAAAGAATTGACACATGGCATGTttactgtaataaaaataagaaaacaaaacctttccCTGTGGATAAAGCTATCCACAAGCTCCATGGATCTTGTTGGTCTCAGCAGCTCTGTACTAACATCAGCTTTGTACTGCAGACTGCTCAGATGATTTGCATAGAAAAGGAACttgaaaacacttcagaaagtGTTAACATTAGCTTCAAATCTTAGATTGCTATTTCTGTATAAAAGATTTTGGGATCCCACTTGCCTCTCTAAATCAAGAGCATCAAATGTACAACATGTAAGTGTGATACAGCCTGCAAGGAATGACTGGCATGAAATATCTACTAACCCGAACCTGTCAGTCTACATGACACAACAAAGCAGCCTGAAGGTACATCAGCTGGAAACCAGAAAGTATCACAGTGCAGGCATCGCCATGCAGTTTCCTGACTAAAGCTGTCCTGTACACTTAATGCAGTAGAAAAGTAGCTATAAATCTAACAAAAAATTAAGTACTAACTGTTTTTACTTTCTAGTTTCTGATCATTTTAGTACCTTCTGTTGAACGTAGCCTGTGACTATTTGAACAGTTTCATATCACACCCATCATAACAATCACACTCCACTCCATTTTCATACCCTCATCAGTGCAGTATTTGGAGAAGCGACAACTACATTTCACAGCACCTCTACAAACTAAGGTATCATCAAAGCCATTTTGCAAAAACTAAGGCAGATAGAGATCACACGATTTGCCCAGACTCGCTAACAATATCTGTGGCAAAACTAGAACCTCAGCCCAGATCTTCAGAAATGCCTTTTTCATGCTTGAGGTTGTTATCCAGAAGATCTGCTCTTTCTAATCAACACTCAGCAGTTCACAAAAAAGACAAACGTTTTATTAAAAGATGAACACTGAGTAAGGGCAAGCAATAGAGGTATTCCCCTCTTattccacacacacacatacacatatccCTCCTCCCTCCAAATTCTCTTTAGTCCCCACTCAGTGTCtgaaaaacctccagggatacTTGCCTCTAAATTTGAAAGTACCAAACTTTTCCTCCTTTACATTGAGGACTGCATAGAAAGGCAACGGGTTTTGTCCATGCTCCAAAGCCCTGCGCTGGTCTGTAAGTTTGTACTTCCTTGGCTAggcaaagagacaaaaaaatatcacagtaaACATCTGGAAGAGCATAAGGCTAAACCACTGACACAATCTACCTGCATATGGATAGACAACACATGTTTTACAACTCAGAGGAAACAACAAGACACATTTTCTTAAGAGACATTTGTGTTCCTGCACTTCCCTTCCTGGTTGCCCTTCTGATATCTAGTAATctcttcattattattattaaccaAGTGCCTTGATTGCCTGCATCCCACATATTTTTAGTAAGGCTGAGACTAAGGTTCACAGGAGGACAGATAACTTCAGCTCTTAGGTGTTCAACTCTAGAAACAGACTATAAAAGACATGAATTTTCAGGGAGGATTGCACAGTCCCTTCTGAAAGTTTGCTTACTGAAGTTGCTAGCACAACTGGGCATCCTAGCACAGAGGCACCTCCAAGCCATTAGCTACCCTGGAAAATCCTGGCCACAAGATCCTTTGTCATTGCTTACAAATCACACTGGGATGCACAGTCgctttggttttgttccacACATTACATCATGCCCTCAAAGAGTAAAACTCTAAAGGAAATGGGTGGATGTGTCCCAAATGTGTACGTACCCGTTCATGTAAGAACATTTCCTGAACAAGTGACCACAGGGCTGTAAAAGATGATACATGTCCTGCTTTTGCTCTTTCAGCAAGTTCCTTATGAAAATACTTCAAATGCTCTATAGACATAAGGTTGAGCTTGCACTTTGTCACTTGTTCTTTTACTGCTTTAAGGGGCTCCTCCAGACTCTTCTGTGACCAGTCCGCATGCTCATATAGGTCTGCTAGGGTcctaaagaagagaaatatgaGAAAATCATCAATTTATTTGgattattttggaaaattaCTATATTTACCCATCACTTTCATCAAAGAAGAGAATCAGCAAGCCTAAACTGAAGCTATTATCAAGAGCCAACAATAACAGCCTTACCAGGGAATTATGGTCACATATTAATAATGTGAGACTCCGAAAGAGATGTATTTCATTGTGTGGACATGTACCGTTATAGTCATTCCAAAGACAAATCTCATTTTCTATACGCACCATGTTGAGCCAGAAGCCCCGGTGACATAGGTTACACAGTCCAATAGATCCAGCTTCTGAAGAGCTAAGAGGTGGCCAAACATAGCTGACATTGCTCTGAGTCCTCCACCTGTTGCCATAACAGCTATTACTGGGACCTGTTCAAAACAGAAGTATTATCTCCAAGAAGTTACTCACCTGCCTACTTGGAAAAGTCTAATTACAGGTGATAATTTCGTTACCAAATTTCATTGGAGGACAATGAAATTAAGTCAACATTCAGCGGGTCTTTACTAGTACCATCCTTATATTAACCTTCACATACTCAGTGGGTTCCCTTAGCCCCAGAGCTTGGAATAGTGGAATATGCAGTGATTCTAACCTTCCTTCCTCCCATAGTTCTTTATAACTGGAATTGCATCAACTAACAATGGCTaatgatttgattttattataaataataaaaattgcaATAGATGGAATTAAGAATGAATTAAAGGAAGTCCTGAGCAGAAAAGATatgttaaagaaacaaaatgattcTTTGGACAACATACATTCAACAAACATAATTCCTACAAGAAAATGAATGTTCACTTAAAAATTCATGCTGGATCTTGGCAACAAGACATACTTCATCTGGAGCTTGctataaaatgttctttctccACACTAAAGAATTCTGACTTTTTGTGAAAAgtatgctgaaagaaaaaaaaggtaatccTAACTAAAGTACATTACAATGACTTCATAAATATGTATGTGAGGTGAATTTCAAATACTCCCAGTTTTCTGCTTGATTTGGGTTGCCTGGCTGGCCTGTGCCTAACACAATGTGCCAATGCCTCATAACTTGCTGATTCACTGCATCACACTGTTTGAAACAATAGCTTTGAAGAAAGGTATATTATGTCCCTGGGAATCTGACCCATTGAAAAGAATGGAGGTATGAATAGCTGAGCTGAAATTTTTGATGAGTATGGAGTATGCCACACTGAGGAGTTCTGTTCTGCCACCACTCAAATCAATGGGTTTGTCAGCAACATACAAAAACTACTAGAAATTTTGTGGAGAGTTGTGCCAATCCTAATTCAATAGACCCAAGCCCCATGCTTGGATTCCAACTCACAGACCTCATGTCCATGCAGATCTCTTCCCAGATGAAGAACCCTTTTCAGGGCACTAGCAACcactctcttccttttttgtaAGAATTCTTGCTCTTCTCGGCACAGATCATACCCTAAGCGCACATCTagattttctgtgctgaaatataaacaaattCAGAGGCATAGGATTAGCGTTTAAAAGTATGTGGATCTATTTTCAGCAACTGTGGTCTACTAGATATCATAAAAAATCATGATTCATTGTTCAgatttaaagacagaaatgtagcttctgttttcaaagaaatcaGCCACTTTGCTTCTACACGTCTCTCATAATTTCTGCTTCAGTAGAAGATTTATTGTCAGCTAAGGGcagcaaacatgaaaaaaagaaaggcttctTTATATGTTTCACTACCTTTGTAAGCtgaagtttttctctttcttcttcacaTCCTTTCTGAGCAAAGGGTGACTTGAACCTAACGAGGTCCTTCACGGGGATTTGTACCACAGATTTATACAGAACCAGTATAATGAAAAAGATAttcaaataattgttttatttattgtctGTCTCATTTTACAGGGTTACATTTCATCTTCCCTAGCTTCTTTCTATTGATATCACCAGAACCACAGATCTGTTTTCTTAATAATACTTGCGTGGTTTGAGTAGTATACGGACTCTGGATGCTCAGCTTATTTCaaattctcttttccctctgccttcttcttgctttttgtgCATTTTGAAGAAGCCTCCAATCTCATCCTTTGGTTCTTTGACACCAAGGACACTCAGTGACCAAGCTTCTCACTGtttgaagttattttattttattttattttattttattttattttattttattttattttattttattttattttattttattttattttattttttggcatATTGGCATGACTGTTTTGCCCCACAAGCATTTAACTTTGATCTGTTTAGTGACTCTTTAATGATGACAACTACTGTTTTATGTTTCCTCTAGTCTTGTGCATTCCTTGTATCTAAATAAAGAATACTGTTCTAGAATTCATAATTCAAAGAGCAATAAAATctttagtgaaaaaaaacagtccTCTTACCAATCATTTAGTTGGAGGTACAACTGCAGCGGCACATTCTGTAAACAAAGAAATGAGAGCAGGAACATGAATGActggagaaaagagaagttttGAAATCCAGATCTTCAGTGCCTTCTGGAATGTCCCACCACTACCACCTTGCATACAGTATTTTGGAAAACTACAGGGGTAGAGAGAAGTAAAGCAACTAAATGTCAAACACATTCTacagagaagcagaggaaggaggagtAGTCAAAGTGACTAGATGAATGGGCTGTgaaacagaatttcttcctcactgTGGATATACCTCAGTGAGTCATCCTAAACCAGCAGCGATATCACATTGCCACCCTTCTGCTCTTGAGGATGAAGAACAGCAGGCAGATAAAGGCAGTGATAGGAAGAGGAAATATAAGTCATCACATCCAAAAGCCTACTGGAGGTAAAAAAGAGTCCCAACAGAGCAGTGGGAAATCACCAGCTGTGAAACGCGttcattcttccttttctttaggtGTAAGGCTGCTGAGGAATTATTGTCCTCCTATTTTTGCTTCTGATTTGATGCAAGGTTTGGGAAAGGATGTCTGGCTGTTGTTAACAGATTCATTTGCCCATACAGCAGCATTACTATTActtttaaagcaacttaaagttgTTTCTCTCCACCAGTTACCATCATGACTGTACGCATAGAAAAATGTGACAGAATTGTTCCCTGCGCATAAGACTGACCTTTTCTAGCTCTATCCATCTAAAATTTATGTATATAGAATGAGCTAGCTACCCAGGCTTGATAAAGAGCAGCAAGGCATCCCGAAGTCTTGCTAGGGCCATAGAATATTCTCCTTTAACTGTGCAAGGACAGCAGAGATTGGtcttaaatgcatttaaaactgGCCAGGATGAATTCCCAATTATCACTGACAGAAAACTGATATTTCTCTGAGAAGACTaacctttttcacagaaaacttGTATTTACACAAAATTCTCACTTGAGCTtagtaaattatttctttttaaatgttaaggTTTTAAATGCAGAAGGTTACTTTACTCTTCTCTCCTAAGGATCATATAAACTGTGAAGTACTTACATGTCTTACAGGGAGGGTTACTTTCACCTTATGTCCAACCGGGAGAAATTTCAGTGGCACTGTTAAGGTGTCACTTAAATTGCTATTGTCATCTTCCTTATCAGAAACTttctacagagaacaaaaaaCATGGGTTTATTCACAGAATAGAAATGATTCagattttttactgttttagtGATGCTGGAAATAAGCAAGCAGTATGAAGACTGGTATTGTACAGTGCCCATTACCTGTAGTCTGACTTTCAGAACTGGCTCCCAAGCCCTCACACAATGGAAGTagaaaatatctgtgtcctctgcagTTTTTTGTGTTCCCTCATGAGATGCAGGCACCGTAAGCACGAGATTTTTACCCTCTAGTGAAAACAAAGGATAATAATGTTGTTCAAGCAAAATAACTAACAAAATCGGCAAACTCCCTGCTGGAGTCATTCTTTGTGGTAATTCCTCTGTAAGCTGCCACACCAGCGTCTCCTACAGCACAGGAACTGGTACTCTTGCATTTACCCCATAGCCCAGAGTCAGCACTCTCTCATAATACCACCAGCCAAGTTTACTATGTCCAAACCTGACAGCTTCaaggaaaaaacacacagaTCAGCATTACAACTGGAGCTTGTTCAGGGACTTCCACTACAACACATTTTATTGTCATCGGAACTCCATTAGCTGCCTCTGTATCTTACAGTGCCTCTATCTGGGGCTGAATGACTACGATAGGATTTACTTGGTCATGTCCTAACTTCACAGAGAAATCAGCCTACCTTTCAAATATTTCCTGCTTTCATTAATATCCACTTGCACTTCCAAGCAGCAAACCTCACGGGACTGCAAAAGACAGGAGTGAAAAGCTATGAAGACAGCAAATGCCACATGTGCAGCAAATAATGAAACATCACACAGACAATCACTATCTATAATATAGAGCCAACTAAACTGGTGTCAGTGCTGGATGCAATCCGGCTGTGCAGAAGTTCCTTCGGAGCTCATTATCCCAGTAGCCTATTTACACTGCTTCAGAACTAGCTTGTCCATACAGTGATGCATTGCTAGATGTTGTTGTACCCATTCCAGTTATCCCAAAATCAGGAACCTGTACAGCACACTGTTGTCCAAACACAGCTACACATATATTTGATAATTATTGAAGATGGGTAGGGTAAAACACCTGATGATGAGTTTCTGCATATTGCGGCAGTGATTTAGTCTACAAGGCATCTTCTTGCTGGTTCTCATATATGGAGATCATGTATTTATTCCACCCCACGCTCCACCTAAGTCATTCCAGTTCACATTTAATAACTCATGCCAGGACAGTTTTCCAAACAATTTCAGGAACAACGCGTGCCAATGATTACAGCTATTATGCCTCACACAGAAAATAAGGGGGATAGAACAGAATACGTGTTATTCTGCCGCAGGGATATTGAAGGCTAGCATCTGGAAACCATGCACAAGCTTGGAGTGGTTGGCATGAAGTACTTTGTACTCCCTAGCTGCTGGGCCAGCCCAGGGAGATAGGTAATGTATCTCAGGTTGACTAATACCAAAAGAGGACTTTGTTTTTCTATGACTAAAACAACTCTTCATTAAAAAACTAATTTCCAAAAATGTTGTTACATTAGATAACCTTCGAGTCATAAGCGCATTGAATAGTTACTACTGCCTTCCACAGACTCATTCCTTTTATAATCTTTGGTTCTCCAGCGAAGTGCCACGCTATACTACATGAAACACGagcagttttcattttgaacaCCAACAAATACACACTTCTGCAACATTAACAAACCACAGCTAGGCAAAATATTGACATCTGTAGTACCCAAGAACTTCAAGAAACACAGCTTCTATTTTTGCATGGGGAGGGCCATAACAAATGGGAATCATCCCGTATCTTTCACTTTATAATGCACACCACGCTCTTAACTGTCATGGCAGCTTCTAttctctctgtaaaatgttAGATGGCTGGGGTGAAGAGAAAAgaatcaaaataaatgaaaatttcacATGTGAACCTTACCACTAAGACATCATTTGTAATGAGGTGCTCTGGAGGGCCAGGACTGAAAAGACAGAATCAACAAACAAAAGCTGCGTGAGtgtctggtatttttttttaaatagtactTTTATGGCCCTTCCTGCTTAATATTGAATACAGGTACATTAGTATCacaatttgttttctaaaaggCATAATACATGATCACCTGCTAAGCACATCAACAAAAATGTAGTAGCCAAACaagaggaaaggcagaagaaCCCACAAAAATACCAATGCTTAAAAGTATATGCTAAGATACAGCAGAACAAAGACATATTGGTCTATATGGAATCACATCCTGCTATTAAAACCTGACCATATGACTTGGGGAAAGTAAAGGCTACTATTAATGTATTATACAAATACTTGTTAGGAAAGACATTTCTGACTGTTCCAGCTTATAATTTAGAACTTTGTCACAAATTAATGGCAAAAAAGAATTAGCTCCCTCTGTGCTATATGTATGACTAGAAAACACAGAGgtaagtaaaagaaaatcttcactTGAGACACTTCACCTTGTAAGACCTAGATCTGTCACTGAGTGGATGTGGTTATTTAATACTATGAGCAGCCTACAGAGTCTACTAACAGTATCTCTCATAAAGACCAATACTCCATTATCACTACCTTACACACATATGTAAGTGCTTTTGTATCTCTGAAAAGACCATTAAAATTACATAGCATGTAATCTTtgactttttacaaagtcctGGGTATTTTACCAAACACTACTTCCAGCCTTATAACTTCTATTTCAGCTGTAGAATATATTTAAAGGTTTGACTTGCAAGGACAGAAAATCCCCCATATGTCTAATAATGTGAAGGGTGAGAGATGTTCCTTCTGTTTCTAGTGTGTATCTATTCAGTTCAGTTTCCAAGCACTGCATCtcattttgtcctttttatACAGCTGGCTGCGATTGTTTCCACATTCACAGGAGATACATATATATTCTCTTAAGGTCTCTTTCATAGATAAATTACATTTCCTTGAGTTTCACCGTGGTAGGAATTAACCAACATCAGtgattttcttctgcaactTTTCCATGTTTAAGAATAATAAGCCTTATTTACAGTTTCTTCTTCTAATCAAGCAGTTAGTCAGTGCTGACTGGACTGTATTCCTTTTCTTCATACTGCTAAGCACAAATATGCCAGAATGTGtagtttagggtttttttttcaacaaaacttGTGATAGCatttaaaaagagataaagTTCACCTTAAAGGATTTGTTCTCCTCCAGAATTTTACTGTTTGTACATTgtatgttttttcattttaactaaGCTATCACCTAATGGGTGATTTTTCTAATAGTGTCTACATAACTCCGTATATATAGTGATAATAATACAAGACAAGTTGTCTGATCTTTCAGGTCTTTTAGAAAAACCACTGTGTTCTGGGGATCTTTCAATTGATATTAACAACTTGAAGAGCACCTCTGTTAAGTTTTACATACATTTTGTGTACTAGTTATCACATCATGCCAATGTTACTACATTTCCACAATCAGGATATAAATGtttaacagaaggaaagaatgaaatgaaatgaaatgaaatgaaatgaaatgaaatgaaatgaagaattaGCTGgggaatttaaaattaaaaaaagaagtgtatGAAACAGTAATTTTGGCTTACTGCTGTgaagaagagatgaaagaaCTTCCTCTTTCTCTGAGACATTATTACTCCCTGGCAGATCTATAACTTTCAGCTTTGGCATTTTACTCACATTCTTTCCATC of Phaenicophaeus curvirostris isolate KB17595 chromosome 5, BPBGC_Pcur_1.0, whole genome shotgun sequence contains these proteins:
- the PLA2G4B gene encoding cytosolic phospholipase A2 beta isoform X1, whose protein sequence is MWSPPAKMKFCPIHMLSVRIIQAKNIKSRDLWTVPLSCQNLAGQCYSLLDTSLKYLGISSCSRHLQSTPDSSSERHHLGDFLSHRCQASQMTASDCYVRLWLPSASNGKLQTKTIKNSDNPVWNETFYFRIQREVENVLELAVCDEDPFTKDDMQFTVLFNIARVRPGETLHETFSLKSEKERCCRKWESLEVEFWMERIPGPPEHLITNDVLVSREVCCLEVQVDINESRKYLKEGKNLVLTVPASHEGTQKTAEDTDIFYFHCVRAWEPVLKVRLQKVSDKEDDNSNLSDTLTVPLKFLPVGHKVKVTLPVRHNVPLQLYLQLNDCTENLDVRLGYDLCREEQEFLQKRKRVVASALKRVLHLGRDLHGHEVPVIAVMATGGGLRAMSAMFGHLLALQKLDLLDCVTYVTGASGSTWTLADLYEHADWSQKSLEEPLKAVKEQVTKCKLNLMSIEHLKYFHKELAERAKAGHVSSFTALWSLVQEMFLHERPRKYKLTDQRRALEHGQNPLPFYAVLNVKEEKFGTFKFREWADFSPYEVAIPKYGASIPSEYFDSEFFMGRRVKKLPESRICYLEGLWTNIFTRNLLDGLYWSSNSNEFWERWAKDMVDIEKHSPEEDITVIEPPSCLSGKLYEMFKDIMTKRPLLGKSHNFLRGLEFHKDYIHQKKFIEWKDTVLDAFPNNLTPLQKYLCLIDVGYFINSSGAALFKPERNVDVIISLDYGLGNVFKQLEMTYKYCKIQKIPFPKVEISEEEEENPKECYVFSDAEDPRAPIVIHFPLVNDTFKEFKEPGLKRSLSEMEEGKVNLDNNCSPYYLIRLIYSSENFDKLVNLSKYNILNNKELLLQAIRSAVEWKRSGRTGNLPSHSGAGYA